One window of Trichoderma breve strain T069 chromosome 3, whole genome shotgun sequence genomic DNA carries:
- a CDS encoding ribosomal protein l19 domain-containing protein, whose amino-acid sequence MNAAVARQPVGCLKAALRRTRFQRSWQRCMATEAASPSIPRTAFSQRQHMEQQKVAKFQIWPQVPSPRATHPDPMPALKQQEIARLDPTGARTRLFSREHADSAKVGDVLMVTTKAGEPFSGAFIQLRRRGVDTAILLRGQMMKVGVEMWFKIYSPTVTGIDIIWRKPKRARRARLTFMRKPKHDMGSVDNLVSAWKKERYALRSKAKQGGGRQVR is encoded by the exons ATgaatgctgctgttgcgagGCAGCCGGTGGGCTGTCTGAAGGCGGCTTTGAGGAGGACGAGATTCCAGAGATCGTGGCAGCGGTGCATGGCGACAGAGGCTGCGAGCCCCTCCATCCCCAGAACAGCCTTCAGTCAGAGACAAC ACATGGAGCAGCAAAAGGTCGCAAAGTTCCAGATATGGCCTCAGGTCCCTTCACCACGAGCCACCCATCCCGATCCGATGCCCGCCTTGAAACAGCAGGAGATTGCCCGTCTCGATCCGACCGGCGCCAGGACGAGGCTCTTTTCCCGAGAGCACGCCGATAGTGCTAAAGTCGGCGACGTGCTCATGGTGACGACCAAGGCCGGAGAACCCTTTTCGGGAGCATTCATCCAACTGCGGAGGCGTGGCGTAGACACGGCCATCTTGCTACGAGGCCAGATGATGAAGGTCGGCGTGGAGATGTGGTTCAAGATTTACAGCCCGACTGTTACGGGTATCGACATCATATGGCGCAAGCCCAAGAGGGCCAGGAGAGCGCGGTTGACGTTTATGCGCAAGCCCAAGCACGACATGGGTAGCGTGGATAACTTGGTGTCTgcctggaagaaggagagataTGCGCTGAGATCCAAGGCGAAGCAGGGTGGAGGAAGACAGGTGAGATAA
- a CDS encoding zinc finger, c3HC4 type (RING finger) domain-containing protein, whose product MESRKPSFDLGKELTCSICTELLYQPLTLLDCLHTYCGACLKEWFRFQAEKVGRAPTPPPPDAIIFTCPSCRSSVRDTRHNATVATLLDMYTAANPAKARSEADKQEMEEKYKPGDQVLPKVKTRERTAEEKRAEEEDRRLIDEVREMSLREAVAAAAPETQQARSDGRSQRSRDGRGGNGQSNTEHLAVEGDSQARSRRSESRQRQVEHQSSLRSLIGSEMSERDIEREIEEFARQIQEEGLLDGLDLDNIDLSRDDELSQRITEAYRRRQRGRSRQESERRAETRANDNATSTSRDSRLRPDNARPQSRHRAHSRSTSEVGDRNRPPVSPSANLGVREPERRARRRTTSGGHHPTLPVGSSLSAMDTRPAAHSQNDLVLRRDPNEFDPTASVPALRIGRSSSSTTVPAAAAAAAAQPADRPAIGNGKIASFASRAQSYPSASSTPNSINSELMEITAARNSKSSRLTEVVVSPPDSLLYEEPSISCSRCKRPDIQYDVHYNCKACTDGHWNMCIDCYRSGKGCLYWFGFGYGAWKKWEKRKQADESIPMPHMLNAGRYKQPASTTVSGDGKKKLTTDDPRSRLETGTFCSGCFAWTNDCFWRCDFCNEGDWGFCNNCVNQGKSCSHRLLPLAHEGTFKSTYEPRSPKSGGRPSTATVITGCDICKDIIPPSSTRYHCFSCSSSAVQDATPGDYDICNSCYSNLESKGDISEENSSSGWRRCPSGHRMVVVGFIEGKLGQWRYVERDLVGGRALRTEPLENIAHPDFQKWSWNDGKEKVERLVTTDVSATAPESFGEISYARTFPPDGGSGQVAHAMWSWYPKSGAEDELMFPRGAEIQEMRDINGDWFFGTYMGAKGLFPAPYVKMPQQS is encoded by the exons ATGGAGTCTCGCAAGCCGAGCTTCGACCTGGGCAAGGAGTTGACGTGTTCG ATATGCACTGAGCTCCTCTATCAGCCGCTCACTCTGCTCGACTGCCTTCACACATACTGCGGAGCCTGTCTGAAAGAATGGTTTCGCTTCCAGGCTGAAAAGGTCGGCCGCGCACCTACCCCGCCACCTCCAGATGCAATCATCTTCACATGCCCGTCATGTCGAAGCTCGGTACGGGACACACGACACAATGCTACCGTTGCGACGCTCCTTGACATGTACACCGCCGCCAACCCGGCCAAGGCGCGGTCAGAGGCAGACAagcaggagatggaggaaaagTACAAGCCAGGGGACCAGGTTCTACCCAAAGTCAAGACCAGGGAACGGACGGCCGAGGAGAAGCGcgcagaggaggaagaccGGAGGCTTATCGACGAGGTTAGGGAGATGAGTCTACGAGAGGCAGTTGCCGCAGCCGCGCCAGAAACCCAGCAAGCGAG ATCGGACGGCCGTTCGCAACGATCAAGAGATGGGAGAGGGGGGAATGGGCAAAGCAATACCGAACATCTGGCTGTGGAGGGCGACTCGCAGGCTCGGAGCAGACGAAGCGAATCCCGGCAACGTCAAGTCGAGCACCAGTCGTCACTAAGGTCTTTAATCGGGTCCGAGATGAGTGAGCGGGATATTGAGAGGGAAATCGAAGAGTTTGCGCGGCAAATCCAAGAAGAGGGTCTTTTAgatggccttgaccttgacaACATCGACTTGAGTCGAGATGACGAGCTCAGTCAGCGCATCACGGAAGCGTATAGAAGGCGCCAACGAGGCCGCTCCAGGCAAGAGTCAGAAAGAAGAGCCGAGACTCGTGCAAATGATAATGCTACATCTACGTCAAGGGATTCCAGGCTCCGGCCAGATAATGCCCGACCCCAAAGCCGACATCGAGCGCATTCACGATCGACAAGCGAAGTTGGAGACAGGAATAGGCCGCCAGTTTCACCATCAGCAAACCTCGGAGTTCGGGAGCCGGAaaggagagcaagaagaCGAACAACCAGCGGCGGTCATCACCCAACGCTGCCGGTAGGCTCGTCTCTGTCTGCTATGGATACGAGGCCCGCTGCCCACTCTCAAAATGATTTAGTCTTGAGGAGGGATCCGAATGAATTTGATCCTACGGCGTCAGTACCTGCTCTCAGAATCGGAAGAAGCTCTAGCTCGACTACTgtccctgctgctgctgctgctgctgctgctcaaccGGCCGATAGACCAGCAATTGGCAATGGGAAAATCGCATCCTTTGCAAGCCGCGCGCAGAGCTATCCATCAGCTTCCTCAACTCCAAATTCTATCAACTCCGAATTGATGGAAATAACAGCGGCGCGAAATTCAAAATCGAGCCGACTAACTGAAGTGGTGGTTAGTCCTCCTGATTCTCTG CTTTATGAAGAGCCTTCGATTAGTTGTTCAAGATGCAAAAGGCCTGACATTCAATACGACGTGCATTACAATTGCAAGGCGTGCACTGACGGCCACTGGAACATGTGTATTGACTGCTATCGATCAGGCAAAGGCTGCCTTTACTGGTTTGGATTTGGCTATGGAGCATGGAAGAAGTGGGAGAAGCGCAAACAAGCTGACGAATCGATACCCATGCCTCACATGCTGAACGCTGGTCGCTATAAGCAGCCAGCGTCAACAACTGTTAGTGGGGACGGTAAGAAAAAATTGACGACTGACGATCCAAGGTCGAGACTGGAGACTGGCACATTTTGCTCAGGGTGCTTTGCGTGGACCAATGATTGCTTCTGGCGCTGCGATTTCTGCAATGAGGGCGACTGGGGGTTCTGCAACAACTGTGTGAATCAAGGCAAGTCGTGTAGCCATAGGCTTCTGCCATTGGCTCATGAAGGAACGTTCAAGTCTACATACGAGCCTCGCAGTCCCAAGTCGGGCGGTCGACCCTCTACAGCGACGGTCATAACAGGG TGCGACATTTGCAAGGATATCAtcccgccatcttcaacgaGATATCACTGTTTCAGTTGCTCAAGCTCGGCTGTGCAAGACGCCACTCCTGGCGACTACGACATTTGTAATTCCTGCTACAGCAACTTGGAATCCAAGGGAGATATTAGCGAAGAGAACAGCTCATCAGGGTGGAGAAGGTGCCCCAGTGGCCACAGAATGGTCGTTGTTGGATTCATCGAAGGTAAACTTGGGCAGTGGCGATATGTGGAAAGGGACCTCGTCGGTGGGAGAGCCCTCCGCACCGAACCTCTCGAGAATATTGCGCATCCGGATTTTCAAAAGTGGTCATGGAATgatggaaaggaaaaggtAGAGCGCCTTGTCACCACAGATGTGTCGGCGACAGCCCCAGAAAGCTTTGGTGAGATATCATATGCGCGCACGTTTCCACCAGATGGCGGCTCCGGCCAGGTAGCCCATGCAATGTGGTCGTGGTATCCCAAGTCTGGTGCTGAGGATGAGCTCATGTTTCCCCGAGGGGCCGAGATACAGGAGATGCGGGATATCAATGGCGACTGGTTCTTTGGGACGTACATGGGTGCCAAGGGTCTATTCCCAGCACCATATGTTAAGATGCCACAGCAGTCATAA
- a CDS encoding FAD binding domain-containing protein, which yields MVTRSRLVRVLQSPGRRMGAIGGARLAPCYAISPARCFATSVPRLLSQSQAVQHLAKLTSETYPGLTRDAKYASLTADDVAYFKNLLGGEQAVIDGTTGGAEDDLKPFNEDWMHKYRGQGRLVLKPGSTEDVSQILKYCNDRKLAVVPQGGNTGLVGGSVPIFDEIIINMSRMNQIHSFDEVSGSLVLDAGCILEVADQYLAERGYIFPLDLGAKGSCHVGGTVATNAGGLRLLRYGSLHGNVLGMEAVLPDGTVMNDLCALRKNNTGYDLKQLFIGGEGTIGIITKLVIQCPQRSAAVNVAYFGLESYEKAQLAFREAKKQLGEILSAFELMDSRTQQIVHKIKGEERPLEGEHPFYCLIETSGSNGDHDYEKLEKFLEDVLTKEIVIDGVVAQGEGQAKALWSWRESITECIGHGGGVYKYDVSIPLAEMYSLVEDVKARMGEAGLIGETEEHPVSAVVGYGHMGDSNLHLNVAVRRISAEHGLGLAKKKYVQYSRNETVIGLMKQIKKLYDPNGIMNPYKYI from the exons ATGGTGACACGATCGAGGCTCGTGCGAGTGCTGCAATCGCCCGGCCGGCGAATGGGCGCAATTGGCGGTGCCAGACTTGCGCCCTGCTATGCAATTTCGCCTGCTCGATGCTTTGCGACTTCGGTCCCGAGATTGTTGTCTCAATCACAAGCCGTCCAGCACCTTGCCAAACTCACGTCCGAGACGTATCCGGGACTGACAAGAGACGCCAAATATGCGTCACTGACGGCGGATGATGTGGCTTACTTCAAAAACCTGCTTGGAGGCGAGCAGGCCGTGATCGATGGCACCACCGGCGGCGCAGAGGACGATCTCAAGCCCTTCAACGAGGATTGGATGCACAAGTACCGAGGTCAAGGCCGTCTCGTGCTCAAGCCAGGGTCGACCGAGGATGTCAGCCAGATCCTCAAGTACTGCAATGACAGGAAGCTGGCGGTGGTGCCGCAGGGAGGCAACACGGGTCTTGTTGGGGGCTCTGTGCCTATTTTCGACGagatcatcatcaacatgaGCCGCATGAACCAGATCCATTCCTTCGACGAGGTCAGCGGCTCACTCGTGTTGGATGCTGGATGCATCTTGGAGGTGGCCGATCAGTACCTCGCTGAAAGGGGATACATCTTTCCCCTCGACCTAGGAGCTAAGGGATCGTGCCATGTGGGTGGTACAGTTGCCACCAATGCTGGAGGCCTGAGGCTGTTGCGCTACGGCAGCTTGCACGGAAACGTCTTGGGCATGGAAGCCGTCTTGCCAGATGGCACGGTCATGAACGACCTGTGTGCTCTGCGCAAGAACAACACGGGCTACGACCTGAAGCAGCTGTTTATCGGTGGTGAGGGAaccattggcatcatcaccaagctggTCATCCAGTGCCCGCAGCGCTCTGCCGCCGTCAACGTGGCCTACTTTGGCCTGGAGTCGTATGAAAAGGCACAGCTTGCCTTCCGggaggcaaagaagcagctgggGGAAATCCTTTCTGCCTTTGAGCTGATGGATTCTCGGACCCAGCAGATCGTGCACAAGATCAAGGGTGAAGAGAGGCCTCTGGAGGGTGAACACCCCTTCTATTGTCTTATCGAGACCAGCGGCTCCAACGGCGACCATGACTACGAGAAGCTAGAAAAGTTCCTCGAGGACGTGCTGACCAAGGAAATCGTGATCGATGGCGTCGTGGCCCAAGGCGAGGGGCAGGCCAAGGCACTGTGGAGCTGGCGCGAGAGCATCACCGAGTGCAttggccacggcggcggGGTGTACAAGTATGATGTCTCGATCCCACTGGCCGAGATGTACTCGCTTGTCGAGGATGTCAAGGCGCGCATGGGGGAGGCTGGCCTAATCGGCGAAACCGAGGAGCACCCGGTAAGCGCAGTTGTGGGCTACGGCCATATGGGTGACTCCAACCTGCATCTCAATGTGGCCGTAAGACG CATCAGCGCCGAGCATGGTCTGgggctggccaagaagaagtacGTGCAGTACAGCCGGAACGAGACTGTGATTGGCCTGATGAAGCAGATTAAGAAGCTCTATGATCCG AATGGCATTATGAATCCGTACAAGTACATTTGA
- a CDS encoding pyridoxal-phosphate dependent enzyme domain-containing protein produces MFRHTTRRLAVAAAKAAEPSAYTLAVSKAQGVARGLTGAIGNTPLIRLNRLSEETGCEVLGKAEFMNPGGSVKDRAALYVVKDAEERGLLKPGGTVVEGTAGNTGIGLAHVCRSRGYKLVIYMPNTQSQGKIDLLRLLGAEVYPVPAVAFDNPQNYNHQAKRHAEALENAVWTNQFDNTANRRAHIETTGPEIWTQTNGKVDAFTCATGTAGTLAGTTRYLKDISGGRVKSFLADPPGSVLHSYISSGGKLIERTGSSITEGIGQGRVTDNLSPDIDLLDGSLTISDEKSIEMVYRCLDEEGLYLGASSALNVVAAKEVAEKLGRGHVVVTMLCDGAYRYADRLFSRKWLGEKKLLGAIPKHLEKYIVLP; encoded by the exons ATGTTCCGACACACGACGCGGCGTCTGGCGGTTgcggcggccaaggctgctgagccGAGCGCATATACTCTGGCCGTGTCCAAGGCGCAGGGCGTGGCACGAGGGTTGACTGGAG CCATTGGAAACACGCCTTTGATCCGCCTCAACCGCCTCTCCGAGGAGACCGGCTGCGAGGTCCTGGGCAAGGCCGAGTTCATGAACCCCGGCGGCTCCGTCAAGGACCGCGCCGCCCTGTACGTGGTCAAGGACGCCGAGGAGCGCGGCCTGCTCAAGCCCGGCGGCACCGTCGTCGAGGGCACCGCCGGCAACACGGGCATCGGCCTGGCGCACGTCTGCCGCTCGCGGGGTTACAAGCTGGTCATCTACATGCCCAACACGCAGTCCCAGGGCAAGATTGAcctgctgcggctgctgggCGCCGAGGTGTATCCCGTTCCCGCCGTGGCCTTTGACAACCCGCAGAATTATAATCATCAGGCGAAGAGGCATGCTGAGGCGTTGGAGAATGCTGTTTGGACGAATCAGTTTGATAATACGGCGAATCGACGGGCGCATATTGAGACGACGGGGCCGGAGATTTGGACGCAGACGAATGGCAAGGTGGATGCCTTTACATGTGCCACTGGTACTGCGGGCACGCTTGCTGGAACTACGCGCTATCTCAAGGACATCTCGGGCGGCCGTGTCAAGAGCTTCCTCGCCGACCCTCCAGGAAGCGTGTTGCACTCGTACATCTCGTCGGGCGGCAAGCTGATTGAGCGCACGGGCTCCAGCATCACCGAGGGCATCGGCCAGGGCCGCGTCACGGACAACCTTTCGCCGGACATTGACCTGCTGGACGGATCACTAACCATCTCGGACGAGAAGAGCATCGAGATGGTGTACCGCTGCCTGGACGAGGAAGGCCTATACCTGGGCGCCAGCTCGGCGCTCaacgtcgtcgccgccaaggaggtcgccgagaagctgggcCGGGGCCACGTCgtggtgacgatgctgtGCGATGGGGCGTATCGGTATGCGGACCGCTTGTTCTCGCGCAAGTGGctgggggagaagaagctcttgggGGCTATTCCGAAGCATTTAGAAAAGTACATTGTGCTGCCGTGA
- a CDS encoding NAD(P)H-binding domain-containing protein, translating to MKVIIVGSSGFVGTELVRQAITSPAVTSVVGIGRRETPVPESLKDSSDAAKLISVVCDDFLNYSDNVKQHLSNADACIWLMAVTPRNSSKMPWDEVRKICSDYTIAGLKELSKAPRNNTTKPLRFVYVSGANAERDQSKKPWVLGDYCLMRGEVETRVLDFAKNSNNAIEACIVKPGLIRDPQQGNIVTNTFQNVLTSVISLPIVSLHDVAATLLNQATERIEKETLECDDITRIGGSK from the exons ATGAAAGTGATCATTGTTGGATCCAGTGGCTTCGTGGGCACAGAGCTCGTTCGACAGGCCATCACCAGTCCTGCTGTAACCTCAGTCGTGGGAATTGGTCGCCGCGAAACGCCAGTCCCGGAGAGCCTCAAAGACTCTAGTGACGCAGCAAAATTAATCTCTGTTGTGTGCGATGACTTTTTGAACTATTCGGACAATGTCAAGCAGCATCTATCCAATGCCGATGCCTGCATTTG GCTGATGGCGGTAACTCCGAGGAATTCCAGCAAGATGCCTTGGGATGAAGTTCGCAAGATCTGCTCCGACTACACCATTGCTGGTCTTAAAGAGTTATCCAAGGCTCCTCGGAATAACACGACAAAGCCTCTGCGGTTTGTATATGTTAGTGGCGCCAACGCTGAGCGCGACCAGTCCAAGAAGCCATGGGTATTGGGCGACTACTGTCTCATGAGG GGAGAGGTGGAAACTCGCGTCTTGGACTTTGCCAAGAACTCCAACAATGCTATTGAAGCTTGCATAGTCAAGCCGGGCCTCATTCGAGATCCTCAACAGGGAAATATTGTCACCAACACCTTTCAGAATGTCCTCACTAGCGTCATAAGCCTCCCTATTGTTTCTTTACACGATGTGGCGGCGACGTTACTCAACCAGGCGACAGAAAGAATTGAGAAGGAAACGCTGGAATGTGACGATATCACCAGAATTGGAGGGAGTAAATAG
- a CDS encoding calponin homology (CH) domain-containing protein produces MAYYSLSQSATGPLKTPKKMAPTPTGSTVISTTSSAGISGVSTQVTAGTTGATGLLEELQPGNVELADQFPEFCLQPQRPSGLNIDTNLAASSASVQLQLQLQHLTSTSNTCNSTTTTTATATTTTVTTTSSTCLTSLGLCTPPSSPVSSSAVSRLASPVSAAKAEADPVPVSLSVSLPVERLQTPLSLSLPRPRCASDPQRSGRDKEETRSITGTAALQRSEKRRSSLGTKALSQSPTRSKLSRPPKPPPKPAKFSRQPRPAETQSQADSDSDLALAESKASAADVLVDSSSIRGVHEQFLNRMTLSEQQRWITVQEKTFTKWLNTKIVARNLEVKDLVPDLSDGVMLIHLLECLSHESLGRYASRPKLRVQKFENANLSLDFIRSRGIQMTNIGAEDVVDGNRKIVLGLIWTLILRFTISDINEEGMSAKEGLLLWCQRKTACYDEVEVRDFSSSWNNGLAFCALLDIHRPDLIDFDTLDKSDHRGNMQLAFDIAQEEIGIPKLLDVEDVCDVAKPDERSLMTYIAYWFHAFSQMEKVENAGRRVEKFFNNMQGAWEMQNAYERRMRELLKNIRGQVDQWHTAKFEGTYADAKAQAAQFSEYKRGKKREWVAEKSELATLLGNIKTKLSTYRLRPYEPPFEVSQEVIERDWKSLTKSEMARAQLINETIRDIKNALRKSFADKANDFAMALNTMQLAISGLDGDIEDQLHHVKKLSDNLAPLDRYLSTIAEVDAMCEEANIEENDFTTYTYDELAYELTLVRSSVQKKLSFLENQMVARNMTNLTPIQLEEFESVFRHFDRDASNSLQELEFSAALASLGLVFSEEEMHDYFVDTSGGKEYVTFEQFIRFMVDVTEDQNTAEQVFQSFREVADGKPYVTEMDLRHSLVPEEVIDTLLNMMPPHSGPDMSRDRGKAQYDYISFMEKMMGGEDADDDIPPGVLQDSTNSGDRPRRDSKVNGVHA; encoded by the exons ATGGCCTATTACAGCCTGAGCCAGAGCGCCACAGGGCCGCTAAAGACGCCCAAGAAGATGGCGCCTACGCCCACTGGCAGCACCGTTATtagcaccaccagcagcgcTGGTATTAGCGGCGTTAGCACACAAGTAACCGCCGGCACAACGGGCGCCACAGGCCTgttggaggagctgcagcccGGCAACGTCGAGCTGGCGGACCAGTTCCCGGAATTTTGTTTACAACCCCAGCGCCCCTCTGGTCTAAATATCGACACCAACCTCGCCGCTTCATCTGCATCggtccagctccagctgcagctccagcatctcacCAGCACCAGTAATACTTGTAATAGTACTACTACGACGACTGCCACtgctaccaccaccaccgtcacCACCACTTCATCCACCTGCTTGACCTCCCTGGGCCTCTGCACGCCCCCAAGCTCTCCCGTCAGCTCATCGGCCGTCTCCAGACTCGCATCGCCTGTCAGtgccgccaaggctgaggctgaccCTGTGCCTGTGTCTCTGTCCGTGTCGCTGCCAGTTGAGCGCCTGCAAACGCCcctctctctatctctacCCCGGCCACGCTGCGCTTCGGACCCCCAGCGGAGTGGGCGGGACAAGGAGGAGACTCGTAGTATTACCGGTACTGCTGCACTCCAGCGGTCAGAGAAGCGTCGCTCGTCATTGGGCACCAAGGCCCTGAGCCAGTCTCCAACGCGCTCAAAGCTTTCCCGTCCTCCAAAGCCACCGCCCAAGCCAGCAAAGTTTTCCAGACAACCTCGCCCGGCAGAAACCCAGAGTCAAGCCGACTCTGACTCTGATCTCGCCCTAGCGGAGTCCAAGGCCTCTGCTGCCGACGTACTAGTCGATTCGTCGTCGATTCGAGGGGTCCATGAACAATTCCTCAACAGGATGACTCTTTCagagcagcagagatggatCACGGTCCAGGAAAAGACGTTTACCAAATG GCTTAACACAAAGATTGTAGCCAGGAATCTTGAGGTCAAGGACTTGGTGCCGGACCTTAGCGATGGT GTTATGTTGATTCACTTGCTCGAATGCCTGTCTCACGAATCTCTCGGTCGATATGCCTCCCGGCCGAAGCTCCGAGTTCAGAAATTCGAAAATGCCAACCTGTCTTTGGACTTCATCAGGTCGAGGGGTATCCAGATGACAAATATTGgtgctgaagatgtcgtcgaTGGCAACCGCAAGATTGTTCTCGGTCTTATCTGGACCCTGATTCTGCGCTTTACCATCAGTGATATCAATGAGGAGGGCATGTCGGCCAAGGAGGGTCTGCTCCTGTGGTGTCAACGAAAAACTGCATGCTATGATGAGGTCGAAGTTCGCGACTTTAGTAGCAGCTGGAACAACGGCCTTGCCTTTTGCGCCTTGCTCGATATTCACCGCCCGGATTTGATTGACTTTGATACCCTGGACAAGTCGGACCACCGCGGCAACATGCAGCTGGCCTTTGACATTGCCCAAGAGGAGATTGGCATTCCCAAGCTGTTGGATGTGGAAGATGTGTGCGATGTGGCGAAGCCTGATGAGCGAAGTTTGATGACATACATTGCCTACTGGTTCCATGCCTTCTCCCAGATGGAAAAGGTCGAAAATGCAGGACGACGAGTTGAAAAGTTTTTCAACAACATGCAGGGCGCGTGGGAGATGCAGAATGCCTACGAGAGACGGATGCGGGAGCTCCTCAAGAACATCCGAGGCCAGGTTGACCAGTGGCACACAGCCAAGTTTGAAGGCACCTATGCTGATGCAAAGGCCCAGGCCGCTCAATTCTCAGAGTACAAGAGGGGTAAGAAGCGAGAGTGGGTTGCTGAGAAGAGCGAGCTGGCCACGTTGTTGGGAAATATCAAGACGAAGCTCAGCACGTACCGGTTACGGCCCTACGAACCTCCGTTCGAGGTCAGTCAAGAGGTCATTGAGAGAGACTGGAAGAGTCTCACAAAGAGCGAGATGGCTCGCGCACAGCTCATCAATGAGACCATTCGAGA TATCAAGAACGCGCTACGAAAGTCATTTGCAGATAAAGCCAACGATTTTGCAATGGCTTTGAACACCATGCAACTTGCCATTTCAGGCTTGGATGGCGATATTGAAGACCAGTTGCACCACGTCAAAAAACTCAGCGATAATTTGGCACCCCTCGATCGATATCTCAGCACCATTGCAGAAGTAGATGCCATGTGCGAGGAAGCAAACATTGAGGAGAACGACTTCACCACATACACATATGACGAATTGGCCTACGAGTTAACCTTGGTCAGATCATCCGTCCAGAAAAAGCTGTCCTTTTTGGAAAATCAAATGGTCGCCCGCAACATGACCAACTTGACGCCCATCCAATTGGAAGAGTTCGAGAGTGTGTTCCGTCATTTCGACCGCGACGCTTCAAATTCGTTGCAGGAGCTCGAGTTCAGTGCGGCCCTGGCCTCGCTGGGACTGGTTTTCTCTGAAGAGGAGATGCACGACTACTTTGTCGATACGTCTGGGGGCAAGGAATATGTCACATTCGAGCAGTTTATTCGGTTCATGGTCGATGTCACCGAGGACCAAAACACTGCCGAGCAAGTGTTCCAGTCGTTCCGAGAGGTTGCGGATGGAAAACCGTACGTCACCGAAATGGATCTGCGCCACAGTCTTGTCCCTGAGGAGGTCATTGATACGCTCCTCAACATGATGCCGCCGCACAGCGGTCCAGATATGTCAAGGGATCGGGGTAAAGCCCAGTACGACTACATCTCCttcatggagaagatgatgggtGGCGAAGATGCGGACGACGATATACCACCCGGTGTGCTCCAGGATAGCACCAACAGCGGTGATCGACCCCGAAGAGATTCCAAGGTCAACGGCGTGCATGCTTAA
- a CDS encoding enoyl-CoA hydratase/isomerase domain-containing protein: MNTFRFARPAVAKVPFQRSTLPRIARAYSSKSYEYILTSTPKPGVGQVTLNRPKALNALCTPLIKELNEALNDFNASDETSVIILTGSQKAFAAGADIKEMAPLTFSEAYTKAFIESWSLLTTQVKKPIIAAVSGHALGGGCELAMMCDLLYCTETANFGQPEVKLGTIPGAGGSQRLTHAIGKSKAMELILTGKSFSGAEAEKWGLAARTFPTYEALMEETLKLAETIAGYSKVAVQACKEVVNKSQDLGLRDGVEFERRVFHSLFGSQDQKIGMKAFAEKKKPEWTHS, encoded by the exons ATGAATACTTTCCGTTTTGCGAGGCCCGCAGTCGCCAAGGTGCCGTTCCAGCGGTCCACGCTGCCTCGAATTGCACGGGCCTATAGCTCCAAGTCTTATGAGTATATCTTGACCTCGACCCCGAAGCCGGGCGTTGGACAAG TGACTTTGAACCGACCAAAGGCACTCAATGCACTCTGCACCCCTCTTATCAAGGAGCTCAACGAGGCTCTCAACGACTTCAACGCCTCCGATGAGACCTCGGTTATTATTCTTACCGGCTCACAAAAGGCTTTTGCCGCCGGAGCCGATATCAAGGAGATGGCCCCTCTCACATTTTCAGAGGCTTACACCAAGGCATTCATCGAGTCCTGGTCCCTGCTGACCACTCAGGTGAAGAAGCCCATCATCGCTGCCGTCTCTGGCCATGCgcttggtggtggctgcGAGCTTGCCATGATGTGCGATCTCCTCTACTGCACCGAAACCGCCAACTTTGGCCAGCCCGAAGTCAAGCTGGGAACCATCCCCGGCGCCGGTGGTAGCCAGCGACTCACTCACGCCATTggcaagtccaaggccaTGGAGCTGATCCTGACGGGCAAGTCCTTCAGCGgtgctgaggctgagaaatGGGGTCTTGCTGCTAGGACCTTCCCCACATATGAGGCCCTGATGGAGGAGACACTGAAGCTCGCTGAGACCATTGCTGGATACTCAAAGGTCGCTGTCCAGGCATGCAAGGAGGTTGTCAACAAGAGCCAGGACCTTGGCCTGCGGGATGGAGTTGAGTTTGAGAGACGTGTTTTCCACAGCCTGTTTGGCAGCCAAGACCAGAAGATTGGCATGAAGGCTTTTgccgaaaagaagaagcccgagtGGACTCACTCTTAA